Proteins encoded together in one Alteribacter keqinensis window:
- a CDS encoding adenine phosphoribosyltransferase: MDFKKYITVVENFPKEGIRFKDITTLMENGEAYKKAIDEMAEFAKEKDIDVVVGPEARGFVVGCPIAYSMGAGFAPVRKAGKLPREVLEVDYGLEYGKDSLNIHKDAIKPGQKVLIADDLLATGGTIEATIKMVEELGGVVAGIVFMIELSYLDGRDKLKNYNVYSLVQY; the protein is encoded by the coding sequence ATGGATTTCAAAAAGTATATTACGGTTGTTGAGAATTTCCCGAAAGAAGGAATTCGCTTTAAAGATATCACTACGTTGATGGAAAATGGAGAGGCATACAAAAAAGCCATCGACGAAATGGCTGAGTTTGCTAAAGAAAAAGACATCGACGTTGTTGTCGGACCGGAAGCACGGGGGTTTGTAGTCGGCTGTCCGATTGCTTATTCCATGGGTGCAGGCTTCGCTCCTGTACGAAAAGCCGGTAAACTGCCGCGTGAAGTACTGGAAGTTGATTACGGCCTTGAGTACGGCAAAGACAGCCTGAACATTCATAAAGACGCAATTAAACCTGGACAAAAAGTTCTTATCGCTGACGACCTTCTCGCAACAGGGGGTACCATTGAAGCTACAATCAAGATGGTGGAAGAGCTTGGCGGCGTTGTAGCAGGTATTGTTTTCATGATCGAACTTTCCTACCTTGATGGCCGTGACAAACTGAAAAACTACAATGTGTACTCATTAGTTCAATACTAA
- the hisS gene encoding histidine--tRNA ligase: MNFKIPRGTQDILPESSALWQYVEQKAHDLCRRYNYKEIRTPMFEQTELFQRGVGDTTDIVQKEMYTFEDRGGRSLTLRPEGTASTVRSYVENKMFGWAGQPVKLYYIGPMFRYERPQSGRMRQFVQFGVEAMGSDDPAIDAEVIALAMSFYQELGLKGLKLVINSLGDKESRNNHRNALIEHFKPRISEFCGDCQQRLEKNPLRILDCKKDRDHELMNSAPSILEYLNDESKAYFENVQTYLSSMNIPFEVDPGLVRGLDYYNNTAFEIMIDGEGFGAITTLTGGGRYNGLVEEIGGPETPGIGFALSLERLLMALETQGIALPVESSIDAYLITMGDEAKRKAPGLLHKLRSEGIVVDTDYMGKKMKAQFKAADRQNASFTLILGDEELAQQTIVLKDLNTGEQENLSLDKAILKITESKRGEE, translated from the coding sequence ATGAATTTTAAAATCCCTCGCGGAACCCAGGATATTTTACCTGAATCATCAGCATTGTGGCAGTATGTGGAGCAAAAAGCCCACGATTTGTGCCGCCGCTATAACTATAAAGAAATCCGTACCCCGATGTTTGAACAGACTGAACTGTTCCAGCGGGGTGTTGGTGATACAACAGATATCGTACAAAAAGAAATGTACACCTTTGAAGACAGAGGCGGCCGAAGCCTCACCCTGAGACCGGAGGGAACGGCGTCTACCGTTCGTTCATACGTTGAAAACAAAATGTTCGGTTGGGCTGGTCAGCCTGTGAAACTCTACTATATCGGACCGATGTTCCGTTATGAACGACCGCAGTCCGGACGTATGAGACAATTTGTACAGTTCGGCGTAGAGGCCATGGGAAGTGACGATCCGGCAATCGATGCAGAAGTAATCGCACTTGCCATGAGCTTTTACCAGGAACTTGGCCTTAAAGGATTGAAGCTGGTGATCAACAGCCTCGGTGATAAAGAGAGCCGTAACAATCACCGCAATGCGTTGATTGAGCACTTTAAGCCCAGAATAAGTGAATTCTGCGGTGATTGCCAGCAGCGTCTGGAGAAGAATCCTCTCCGAATTCTCGATTGTAAAAAAGATCGTGATCACGAGCTGATGAATTCGGCACCGTCCATACTTGAGTATTTAAACGACGAATCAAAAGCGTACTTCGAAAACGTTCAAACGTACCTTTCATCCATGAACATCCCATTTGAAGTTGACCCTGGTCTGGTTCGAGGATTGGACTATTACAACAACACTGCATTTGAAATTATGATTGACGGTGAAGGGTTCGGAGCAATTACGACTCTTACAGGCGGTGGTCGTTATAACGGTCTTGTCGAAGAAATCGGAGGCCCGGAAACACCGGGTATCGGATTTGCTCTAAGCCTGGAACGTTTATTAATGGCTTTGGAAACACAAGGGATCGCCCTTCCAGTGGAAAGCTCGATCGATGCTTACCTGATTACGATGGGAGACGAAGCGAAGAGGAAAGCCCCGGGTCTTTTACACAAACTGAGAAGTGAAGGCATCGTAGTTGATACGGACTATATGGGCAAAAAAATGAAGGCGCAATTTAAAGCCGCAGACCGGCAAAATGCTTCCTTCACACTTATTTTAGGGGATGAAGAACTCGCACAGCAAACCATCGTACTGAAAGATCTCAACACCGGTGAACAGGAAAATCTGTCTTTAGATAAAGCAATATTGAAGATCACTGAAAGCAAGAGAGGGGAAGAATAA
- a CDS encoding RelA/SpoT family protein, which translates to MTSEQVLQIASEYLSEQDVTFLRNAYLMAERSHKDQFRKSGEPYIAHPVQVAGILADLGMDPNTIAAAFLHDVVEDTDVPLEEIAREFGDEVAMLVDGVTKLGKIKYKSKEEQQAENHRKMFVAMAKDIRVILIKLADRLHNMRTLKHLPPEKQRRIANETLEIFAPLAHRLGISAIKWELEDTALRYLNPQQYYRIVNLMKKKRAERETYIDEVKNKIVERLGNVGVKAEINGRAKHIYSIYRKMALQNKQFNEIYDLLAVRIIVKNIKDCYAVLGIIHTHWKPMPGRFKDYIAMPKANMYQSLHTTVIGPKGDPLEVQIRSEDMHKVAEYGVAAHWAYKEKKNVDDNNESLETKLSWFREIIEWQNDTNDAQEFMESLKIDLFSDMVFVFTPKGDVIELPKGSVPLDFAFRIHTEIGNRCIGAKVNGKMVPLDHELKTGDIVDILTSKHSYGPSQDWLKLTQSSHAKNKIRQWFKKERREENVEKGRDLIEREIDRKGYEQKEVLTTENLSRVANKFNFTSDEDMYAAVGYNGITAAQIVTRLTDNIRKQQEEEAENQTITEAVEDLKSYSTPKKGSVGVRVKGIDNLLIRLSRCCNPVPGDDIIGYITKGRGVSIHRSDCPNIDNSEAKTRLLPVEWEGDQQKTKNYNVDIEISGFDRRGLLNEVLQAVAETKTNINAVSGKSDKNKMATIDMTISIQNVAHLQKVVDRIKQIPDIYAVRRVMH; encoded by the coding sequence ATGACAAGTGAACAAGTGCTTCAAATAGCAAGTGAATATTTATCCGAGCAGGATGTGACTTTTTTACGCAATGCCTACCTCATGGCAGAAAGGTCACATAAAGACCAGTTCCGTAAATCCGGTGAGCCCTATATTGCTCATCCTGTTCAGGTTGCCGGAATTCTCGCAGATCTTGGAATGGACCCGAACACGATCGCAGCAGCATTCCTTCACGATGTAGTGGAGGATACGGATGTGCCTCTCGAAGAAATCGCCAGGGAATTCGGCGATGAAGTTGCCATGCTCGTGGATGGTGTAACGAAGCTCGGTAAAATTAAATACAAATCAAAAGAAGAGCAGCAGGCTGAAAATCACCGGAAGATGTTTGTCGCCATGGCAAAAGACATCCGTGTGATTTTAATCAAGCTTGCTGACCGTCTTCACAATATGCGTACTTTGAAGCATTTGCCACCGGAAAAACAGCGCCGGATCGCCAATGAAACACTTGAGATCTTTGCACCACTCGCTCACCGTCTCGGTATCTCTGCTATTAAGTGGGAGCTTGAAGATACAGCTCTGCGATATTTGAATCCGCAGCAGTATTACCGGATTGTCAACCTTATGAAAAAAAAGCGCGCCGAGCGTGAAACGTATATCGACGAGGTGAAAAATAAAATTGTCGAGCGTCTCGGGAACGTAGGTGTGAAAGCAGAGATTAACGGGCGGGCAAAGCATATTTACAGTATTTATCGTAAAATGGCGCTCCAGAACAAGCAGTTTAATGAAATTTATGACTTGCTTGCCGTTCGTATTATTGTAAAAAATATTAAAGACTGCTATGCGGTACTCGGCATTATTCATACACACTGGAAGCCGATGCCGGGGCGGTTTAAAGATTATATTGCCATGCCTAAAGCAAACATGTATCAATCTCTTCACACAACAGTGATCGGACCGAAAGGGGATCCCCTTGAAGTTCAGATCCGTTCGGAAGATATGCATAAAGTAGCTGAATACGGTGTGGCTGCGCACTGGGCATATAAAGAAAAGAAAAACGTGGATGATAACAATGAATCTCTTGAAACGAAACTATCGTGGTTCAGAGAGATTATTGAATGGCAGAATGACACAAACGATGCTCAGGAATTTATGGAGTCCCTTAAGATTGATCTATTTTCTGATATGGTCTTCGTATTTACACCAAAAGGGGATGTCATTGAGCTTCCAAAGGGTTCGGTTCCACTTGATTTCGCCTTCCGGATTCATACAGAGATTGGAAACCGGTGTATAGGTGCGAAAGTGAATGGAAAGATGGTCCCTCTTGATCATGAGTTAAAAACAGGAGACATTGTTGATATTCTCACGTCCAAGCATTCCTATGGTCCGAGTCAGGACTGGCTTAAACTGACGCAGAGTTCCCATGCGAAAAATAAAATCAGACAGTGGTTTAAAAAAGAACGCAGGGAAGAGAACGTGGAAAAGGGCCGGGATCTGATCGAGCGTGAGATCGACCGGAAAGGGTACGAGCAGAAGGAAGTGCTCACCACTGAAAACCTTAGCCGCGTTGCAAATAAGTTTAACTTTACTTCTGACGAGGATATGTATGCGGCAGTTGGGTATAACGGCATTACTGCAGCGCAGATTGTTACGCGTCTGACGGATAATATCCGTAAACAGCAGGAAGAAGAAGCAGAGAATCAGACAATTACAGAGGCGGTTGAAGACCTTAAGTCTTACTCAACGCCGAAAAAAGGAAGCGTTGGTGTCAGAGTGAAAGGCATTGACAACCTTCTGATTCGTTTATCCCGCTGCTGTAACCCTGTACCTGGTGACGATATCATCGGTTATATTACGAAAGGGCGCGGTGTAAGTATCCACCGGAGCGACTGCCCGAATATCGATAACAGCGAAGCAAAAACAAGACTCCTTCCGGTAGAGTGGGAAGGGGATCAGCAGAAAACGAAGAACTACAATGTGGATATTGAAATTTCAGGATTTGACCGCCGGGGCCTTCTTAACGAAGTTCTCCAGGCAGTGGCTGAAACGAAAACCAATATAAATGCAGTTTCAGGGAAGTCAGATAAAAATAAAATGGCAACGATTGACATGACAATCTCAATTCAAAATGTTGCCCACCTTCAAAAGGTAGTGGATCGTATTAAACAAATCCCGGATATCTACGCTGTTCGCCGGGTAATGCATTAA
- the secD gene encoding protein translocase subunit SecD yields MKKKRGVKKWRIALFFAIVAALAGLIAANVMDHADDIKLGLDLQGGFEVLYEVTPISDNQEIDRELLTDTVSAINARIDVLGVSEPNVSIEGDDRIRVQLAGVTDQQAARELLSTEARLSFRDVNDNLMLDGSDLVEGGARQSFHQDTNRPIVTVTIQDANLFGDVTREIMEMRPDNQMAIWLDYDEEDSFDEEIMKEDSKIISAPNVDEVLRTTDIMITGDFTIEEAQNLAGILNAGALPVELEEIYSNSVGASLGERAMDLAITAGFIGIALIFAYMLLYYRFMGIIAVITLTVYIYFVLVVFNWMNAVLTLPGIAALILGVGMAVDANIITYERIKDELRSGKSTMSAFKAGSRRSLSTILDANITTILAAGVLFYFGTSAVQGFAVMLITSILVSFITAVYGSRLLLGLWVNSRILNKKPKLFGVKESEISEL; encoded by the coding sequence ATGAAAAAGAAAAGGGGCGTCAAGAAGTGGCGGATTGCACTGTTTTTTGCAATTGTTGCAGCATTGGCGGGGTTGATTGCTGCAAACGTCATGGATCACGCAGATGATATTAAACTGGGCCTTGACCTGCAAGGCGGATTTGAAGTGCTTTATGAAGTCACACCGATCAGTGACAATCAGGAAATAGACAGGGAACTTTTGACCGATACGGTGAGTGCGATTAATGCCCGTATCGACGTGCTTGGGGTATCCGAGCCGAATGTGAGTATTGAAGGAGACGACCGGATCCGGGTGCAGCTTGCCGGTGTAACAGACCAACAGGCAGCGAGGGAACTTCTATCTACAGAAGCAAGACTGTCCTTTCGTGATGTTAACGATAATCTGATGCTCGATGGATCGGATCTCGTGGAAGGTGGAGCCCGGCAGAGCTTCCATCAGGACACAAACCGACCGATTGTTACAGTTACAATTCAGGATGCCAACCTGTTTGGGGATGTAACGAGAGAAATCATGGAAATGAGGCCTGATAACCAAATGGCGATCTGGCTGGACTATGATGAGGAAGATTCCTTTGATGAAGAGATCATGAAGGAAGACTCGAAAATTATCTCGGCACCCAATGTTGATGAAGTACTCAGAACAACAGATATTATGATTACAGGAGACTTCACTATTGAAGAAGCGCAAAACCTCGCAGGGATTTTAAACGCGGGAGCGCTTCCTGTAGAGCTTGAAGAAATTTATTCAAACTCTGTAGGTGCCTCACTGGGTGAACGGGCGATGGATTTAGCCATCACTGCAGGCTTCATCGGAATAGCACTGATTTTTGCCTACATGCTTCTTTACTATCGCTTTATGGGAATCATCGCGGTGATTACGTTGACCGTATACATTTACTTTGTATTAGTCGTGTTCAACTGGATGAATGCGGTACTTACACTTCCTGGTATTGCAGCCTTGATTCTAGGTGTAGGTATGGCTGTTGATGCAAATATCATTACCTATGAACGGATTAAAGACGAACTGCGCTCCGGGAAGTCGACGATGAGTGCGTTTAAAGCAGGAAGCCGCAGATCATTATCGACGATACTCGATGCGAACATTACAACCATTCTTGCAGCCGGGGTTCTGTTTTATTTCGGTACAAGTGCCGTTCAAGGTTTCGCAGTTATGCTTATAACAAGTATCCTGGTAAGTTTTATTACTGCCGTTTACGGATCAAGACTCCTGCTCGGTTTATGGGTGAACAGCCGTATTCTTAATAAGAAGCCAAAGCTGTTCGGTGTAAAGGAGAGTGAAATCAGTGAACTTTGA
- the dtd gene encoding D-aminoacyl-tRNA deacylase has protein sequence MRIVVQRSKEGRVVVDGEVTGKIDKGLMLLVGVTHEDTEEDVIFCADKVSHLRIFEDEKGKMNNSVIDAGGEILSVSQFTLYGDCRKGRRPNFMGAAKPDQANELYEAFNNRLKNNGLHVETGVFGAMMDVSFTNDGPVTLIIDSKE, from the coding sequence ATGCGTATCGTAGTCCAGCGCTCTAAAGAGGGCCGTGTCGTCGTGGATGGTGAGGTTACAGGTAAGATTGACAAAGGTCTTATGCTGTTAGTTGGTGTTACTCACGAGGATACGGAGGAAGATGTTATTTTTTGTGCAGACAAAGTAAGTCATCTGCGCATTTTTGAAGATGAAAAAGGCAAAATGAACAACAGTGTCATAGATGCCGGAGGAGAGATTTTGAGTGTTTCCCAATTTACTTTGTATGGGGACTGCCGGAAAGGACGCCGTCCGAACTTTATGGGAGCAGCGAAGCCCGACCAGGCAAACGAACTTTATGAAGCTTTCAACAACCGGTTAAAAAATAACGGCCTTCACGTTGAAACAGGCGTTTTTGGGGCTATGATGGATGTTTCGTTCACGAATGACGGTCCGGTTACATTAATCATCGACAGTAAAGAATAG
- a CDS encoding LapA family protein, whose amino-acid sequence MKGQWGLIIGIIVVLVISIFAVINVDPVEVNYLFGQNEWPLVLVIIGSVLMGGLIVGSVGIYKIYRLQQRVRKLEAENERLKPDSSERSRVKERQKAKKEEGVSDSGQT is encoded by the coding sequence GTGAAAGGGCAATGGGGATTGATTATCGGCATTATTGTTGTACTGGTTATTTCCATTTTTGCGGTCATCAATGTAGATCCCGTGGAAGTGAATTATCTGTTCGGGCAAAACGAGTGGCCCCTTGTACTGGTCATTATCGGTTCTGTTCTTATGGGCGGCCTGATTGTGGGAAGTGTAGGTATTTATAAAATTTACCGCCTTCAGCAGCGTGTAAGAAAACTCGAGGCTGAAAATGAGAGATTGAAACCGGATTCGAGTGAACGCTCCCGTGTAAAGGAGCGTCAGAAAGCGAAAAAAGAAGAAGGTGTGTCCGATTCAGGGCAAACATGA
- the recJ gene encoding single-stranded-DNA-specific exonuclease RecJ: protein MLKSKARWNIETTEEPLVERLAEELNLSTLAARLLVQRGWNNTEKARQFLTMDETVLNDPFLFKGMDKAVDRIKQAVENKERILVFGDYDADGVTSTSVMFQTLGSLGADVGYYVPNRFTEGYGPNEGAFRKAKESGVSLIVTVDTGISAVHEASVAKELGMDLIITDHHEPPPELPDAFAIINHKQDDCPYPFKDLAGVGVAFKTSQALIGRFPEEYLDLFTLGTIADLVPLVNENRFLVQKGLKAVAKTNRPGLRALMELSGVDTNAVTEEHVGFALGPRLNAAGRLDSADPAVSLLITENPEEAEEIAHEVDALNKDRQKIVNDITKEAIAQVESKGAGSVIVVGQEGWNAGVIGIVASRLVEKYYRPTIVLSLDSEKGLAKGSARSIEGFDMFKNLSQCHEWLPHFGGHPMAAGLTMEIENIDKLRAKLGRLADEVLTEGDFIPTRKIDIVAELGEITVDAIRDLHKLSPFGVGHPSPKVMIANTQLDQYKKIGSNKDHLKVTFENNGTKLDGIGFRIGDLYEHITPLDRVSVVGYVSINEWNGHVKPQLIIEDIKVEDWQLFDLRGKHVNWSSFIEQTAGERLVYVKFREETTLPNELKNHGVAVYDLSRGDQEKPDLSEAFVIFGDIPCSETDIPAVLESGVPSRIYAVFAQEDDTFFQTIPTRDHFKWYYAFLTKRGSFNLEKQAQDLAKHKGWTKDTVVFMSKVFFELDFVTMDNGFVTLQSKPSKKSLADSRLYQQQVKQGELENQLVYSSYRALKQWFEPFIQKNVTEINV, encoded by the coding sequence ATGCTGAAATCAAAAGCCAGATGGAACATTGAAACAACAGAAGAACCTCTTGTTGAACGACTGGCAGAAGAGTTGAACCTTTCAACTCTTGCTGCGAGATTACTCGTTCAGCGGGGATGGAATAATACAGAAAAAGCACGACAATTTTTAACGATGGACGAAACGGTTCTGAATGATCCGTTTCTATTTAAAGGAATGGACAAGGCTGTTGACCGGATTAAACAGGCGGTTGAAAATAAAGAACGAATTCTCGTTTTTGGAGATTATGATGCGGATGGTGTTACGAGTACTTCCGTTATGTTTCAGACACTCGGGAGCCTTGGCGCAGACGTGGGATACTATGTCCCTAACAGGTTTACTGAAGGCTACGGGCCAAATGAAGGTGCTTTCAGAAAAGCAAAGGAATCCGGTGTCAGCCTGATCGTAACGGTGGATACTGGAATATCTGCTGTCCACGAAGCATCAGTAGCCAAAGAACTGGGAATGGATTTAATAATTACCGACCACCATGAACCGCCTCCGGAACTTCCGGACGCATTTGCCATCATAAATCATAAACAGGATGACTGCCCTTATCCGTTTAAGGATCTGGCAGGTGTAGGGGTTGCATTTAAAACTTCACAAGCTCTTATCGGCCGGTTTCCTGAAGAGTATCTGGATCTGTTTACCCTGGGAACCATTGCTGACCTTGTTCCCCTTGTTAATGAAAATCGTTTTCTTGTACAAAAAGGACTGAAAGCCGTTGCCAAAACAAATCGTCCGGGGCTGAGGGCATTGATGGAGCTTTCCGGCGTTGATACAAACGCAGTAACAGAAGAGCACGTAGGATTTGCCCTCGGACCGCGTCTGAATGCTGCAGGAAGACTGGATTCAGCAGATCCGGCCGTGTCTTTGCTTATTACTGAAAATCCGGAAGAAGCAGAGGAGATTGCTCACGAAGTTGATGCACTCAATAAAGACAGGCAGAAGATCGTCAATGACATTACGAAAGAAGCCATCGCCCAGGTGGAAAGCAAAGGGGCAGGCTCTGTCATCGTTGTTGGTCAGGAAGGCTGGAATGCAGGGGTTATCGGCATTGTAGCATCCAGACTTGTTGAAAAATATTACCGCCCTACGATCGTTTTGAGTCTGGACTCTGAAAAAGGGCTGGCGAAAGGGTCTGCCAGAAGTATCGAAGGTTTCGACATGTTCAAGAATCTTTCCCAGTGTCATGAGTGGCTTCCCCATTTCGGCGGTCATCCAATGGCAGCCGGGCTTACAATGGAGATTGAAAATATCGACAAGCTGAGAGCGAAGCTGGGCAGACTGGCTGATGAAGTCCTTACAGAAGGAGATTTCATCCCCACAAGGAAAATTGATATTGTTGCAGAACTAGGTGAAATAACGGTAGACGCCATCAGGGACCTCCATAAGCTGTCACCCTTCGGAGTCGGACATCCGTCGCCAAAAGTAATGATAGCCAATACTCAGCTAGACCAATATAAAAAGATTGGCTCAAACAAAGATCACCTCAAAGTGACGTTTGAAAATAACGGAACCAAGCTGGACGGCATTGGATTTAGAATTGGCGACCTGTATGAACATATTACACCGCTCGATAGGGTATCCGTTGTTGGTTACGTATCCATTAATGAGTGGAACGGACACGTAAAGCCCCAGTTGATTATTGAAGATATTAAAGTAGAAGACTGGCAGTTATTTGACCTGAGAGGGAAGCATGTGAACTGGTCTTCCTTTATTGAACAGACTGCCGGGGAACGCCTTGTATATGTAAAGTTCAGAGAAGAAACGACATTACCAAATGAATTGAAAAATCATGGTGTGGCTGTTTATGATCTGTCCAGAGGAGATCAGGAAAAACCGGACCTGTCAGAGGCCTTTGTGATTTTTGGTGACATTCCATGTAGTGAAACAGATATTCCTGCTGTTCTGGAAAGTGGAGTACCCAGCCGGATTTATGCTGTATTTGCCCAGGAGGATGACACGTTTTTCCAGACTATCCCCACAAGGGACCATTTCAAATGGTACTATGCATTTTTGACAAAGCGCGGATCCTTTAACCTCGAAAAGCAGGCTCAGGACCTTGCGAAACATAAAGGGTGGACAAAGGATACGGTCGTTTTCATGAGTAAGGTGTTTTTTGAATTGGATTTTGTTACAATGGACAATGGGTTTGTAACGCTTCAGAGTAAGCCATCAAAAAAATCCCTTGCAGATTCACGGCTTTACCAGCAACAAGTGAAGCAGGGAGAACTGGAAAATCAGCTCGTTTATTCATCCTACCGTGCGTTGAAGCAATGGTTCGAACCGTTTATTCAAAAAAATGTAACAGAAATTAATGTTTAG
- the secF gene encoding protein translocase subunit SecF, which yields MNFEHEATKLDFVKHRKKFFLFSAALLTVGIILLSTIGLNLGIDFSSGTTMDVLAEDTVTEEEIAEEFASVGLTPDDIILAGDNNDVGRASFIGVLSQSEVLEAQRHFEDVYGNTPTVSSVTPIVGEELARNALISVLIATVGIIIYVSIRFEFWYGIAAIIALFHDALFILTFFSIIQMEVNIPFIAAVLTIIGYSINDTIVTFDRIRENMKLEKKVRGFEDLARIVNKSLVQTLARSINTVLTVVFAAGALLIFGGEGIRTFSLALVVGLIAGTYSSLFIAAQLWLTFKTRQLKRARFKSKQLQESESEA from the coding sequence GTGAACTTTGAACATGAAGCGACAAAGCTGGATTTTGTTAAACACCGCAAGAAGTTCTTCCTCTTTTCAGCGGCATTGCTTACTGTCGGGATCATTCTCCTGTCAACAATCGGACTGAATCTAGGCATTGACTTCAGCAGTGGGACAACGATGGACGTCCTGGCTGAAGATACGGTAACTGAAGAAGAGATTGCAGAAGAATTTGCATCAGTCGGACTTACTCCGGATGACATCATTTTAGCCGGAGATAACAACGATGTAGGACGTGCAAGTTTTATCGGGGTTCTCAGCCAGTCTGAAGTCCTCGAAGCACAGCGTCACTTCGAAGATGTTTACGGTAACACACCGACGGTGAGCAGCGTCACACCGATCGTTGGTGAGGAGCTTGCGCGAAATGCCCTTATCAGTGTGCTGATTGCTACTGTCGGGATTATCATTTATGTATCGATCCGGTTTGAATTCTGGTATGGAATTGCAGCGATCATTGCCCTTTTCCACGATGCACTGTTTATATTAACCTTCTTCAGTATCATTCAAATGGAAGTGAACATTCCATTCATTGCCGCAGTTCTCACGATAATCGGTTATTCGATTAACGATACGATCGTTACCTTTGACCGGATTCGTGAGAACATGAAGCTGGAGAAAAAGGTAAGAGGCTTTGAAGATCTTGCACGTATTGTGAACAAAAGTCTTGTTCAGACACTGGCAAGATCCATCAACACTGTCCTGACTGTTGTGTTCGCTGCAGGTGCCCTTCTCATCTTCGGTGGAGAAGGTATCCGCACGTTCTCACTGGCTCTTGTGGTCGGCCTCATAGCAGGAACATATTCTTCCTTGTTTATCGCTGCCCAGTTATGGCTCACTTTTAAGACACGCCAGCTTAAAAGAGCCCGCTTTAAATCAAAGCAGCTTCAGGAAAGTGAAAGTGAAGCTTAA
- a CDS encoding cation diffusion facilitator family transporter produces MSTSATDQDIRYKKVRTGAWVGIIGNIILAAVKAIVGIMANSRALVADAVHSASDVVGSVAVLVGVRAAKMPPDEDHPYGHGKAETITAIIVAVLLFVVGLEIAINAVKALFEPIFIPGTAAIYAIVFSIITKELMFRYKIHLGKKYKSDALITDAWHHRSDVFSSVAALLGIGASIIGGNMGIDWLVYADPVAGFFVAILIVKMAWKLGSEAIHNALDHVLHEEDTMEMYEEASKVTGVMEVNELFAREHGHYVIVDIKIAVDPYITVEEGHAIGKRVKEQLMTDEYVQDVRVHINPYSKDSK; encoded by the coding sequence ATGAGCACTTCAGCTACAGATCAGGACATACGGTATAAAAAAGTAAGAACCGGAGCCTGGGTCGGCATTATCGGTAATATTATTCTTGCTGCAGTAAAAGCCATCGTTGGTATCATGGCAAACAGCCGTGCACTGGTTGCTGACGCCGTTCATTCAGCGTCAGACGTGGTAGGGTCAGTGGCGGTTCTGGTTGGTGTCAGGGCAGCTAAGATGCCGCCGGATGAAGACCATCCCTACGGTCACGGAAAAGCAGAGACAATTACAGCGATCATTGTGGCTGTTCTACTCTTCGTTGTAGGTCTGGAAATTGCGATAAATGCAGTAAAGGCACTATTTGAACCTATCTTTATACCTGGAACAGCAGCAATTTATGCGATTGTGTTTTCGATCATTACAAAAGAGTTAATGTTTCGATATAAGATTCATCTGGGTAAAAAATACAAGAGTGATGCATTAATTACAGACGCCTGGCATCACCGTTCCGATGTGTTTTCATCAGTGGCAGCCCTTCTGGGGATTGGTGCATCGATAATCGGCGGTAATATGGGAATAGACTGGCTTGTTTATGCGGATCCTGTTGCAGGTTTCTTCGTAGCCATCCTTATTGTAAAAATGGCCTGGAAACTTGGAAGTGAAGCCATCCATAATGCACTTGATCACGTTCTTCATGAAGAAGACACTATGGAAATGTACGAAGAAGCCAGTAAGGTAACGGGAGTTATGGAAGTAAATGAACTGTTTGCAAGAGAGCATGGGCATTATGTGATTGTTGATATAAAAATCGCAGTGGATCCGTATATTACTGTTGAAGAAGGTCATGCAATCGGGAAAAGGGTTAAAGAACAACTCATGACTGATGAGTATGTCCAGGATGTACGTGTGCATATTAATCCATATTCCAAAGACAGTAAATAA